The DNA region TGGCAACAGACCGGGAGGAATTTGAGATGTTCTCATACGGTTAGTCTATTTCTCTTTTCATAGCATCCTAGTAAACGAGAACCCCTTCCATGGACGCCGCTATGGCCTCCTTAGATCATGTTCAAGTTAGGACAATGCACAAGATGCTATTCCAAAAATAGGAATCCTTTTGTTTCACCAAGCCTGTATACAATACGGGATGTTCATGGCAGAACTTACAGCTGAGATGAAAGAGATGTTCGCAAAGGCCCCGGCATTTCCCGTCGCGACCGCGTCGAAGAACGGTGAGCCGAACGTGGCTCCGATCAAGACCGTCTGGCTGATGGATGACGAGACCATCTGGATCGGGGACAACTTCATGAAGAAGACGCTGGCCAACCTGCAGGAGAACCCAAGGGTATCGATCTATGTGTGGGGTCCCGAGACCAAGGGCTGCCTGCAGATCAAGGGTGACGTGGACATCAAGACCTCAGGGCCCGAATACGAGGATATGAGAGCAAAGATAAAGGCCAAGTCCGACAAGCATCCAGCCAAGTCGTTGATCATCATGAAGATCACCGAAGTGTTCACCTGCTCCCCTGGCCCCGAAGCTGGTAATAGACTAATCTAGAGGGAAAATGTCCTCTTCAAATCGTTCTAATCCAGAGCAGGCCAATCTTTAATGAAGAATCGAGGAATTGAAGAGAGGTGATGCAGGATGATGGACCCTGCATTTACGGACCCTTTCTAGACCTGATCCAGAGGATTTGAATCCACGGATCCAATTGAGATTTGATTCTCTCGATCCCATCCAGCGTTTGAAATAAGATGTCCTGAAATACCTTTCATAAATGAGAAGGGAGACTGTCATCGCCATCGCTGTCTTGGTGGTGATATCGGTTATCGTGGCTGGGGTCATGCTCAGCCTACGCCAGCAGGTCGAGGAGGAGATTACCCCGAACGACGAGTTCTTCACCACCTCCCTGACCGATCCCCTCCATATTGATATCGAGAACTACACGCTCGAGGTATTTGGTCTGATCCAAGAGCCCGCCAACCTCACATATCAGGAGATGCTCGCGATGCCCTCGACCACCGAGAAGGCGACGCTCCGCTGCGTCACTGGTGGTACGGGCACGGCGATCTGGAAGGGCGTGAGGATCAGCGAGTTGATGGAGATGGTTGGCGTCCTCGATGGCGCTCGTGAGCTAGTTTTCCGCTCTCCCGATGGATTCTCTACCAGCCTTACTCTTGATGACGCGATGCGCAGTGATGTTCTCCTGGCCTACGAGATGAATGGTGTTCCTCTTCCAGAGGAGCAGGGCCTCCCGCTGAGGCTCGTTTCCCCAAACCAGTACGGTTACAAGTGGGCCAAGTGGGTGGTGTCAATCGAGGTGGTTGACTACGATTACAAGGGCTACTGGGAGTCGAGGGGTTGGGACGACGGCGCCTATATCTCCCTAGAGAGGGACTGGTGGGTCCATGCCACCATCATGATGGTGGGCGCTGTCCTCGGGACCTTCTCCCTGGTATCCGGGGTGCAGGGTGGCAACCGGTTCTCGAAGAAGGTGAAGAAGCTGTTCTCACTGAAATTCCACATCTACACCGGTTACCTATTCGCAGTCATTATGATCCCGGTGTTCCTGTACTGGTCGCTGGAGACCCTGGTCTTCAGGGGCAACGTCTACTACTCCCTTCACGGTGCCCTCGGACTTGCCATGGTCCTCCTACTGATCCTGAGCATGCTCACCGGCAGATATGCGAGCTTGAAGAGGGCCTCGAGAGCAGGGGAGGCACACCTCGTTCTCTCGGTCGCGATGATCGTACTGCTGTTCGTGACCATCGTCCTTGGATTCGCTCTGGCCTATCTATGAAGCCTTGTCCCCTCTTTTCGACTCCAAGCTGATCAGGTGCTCCAGGTCAATGTCCTTGAAGGCATTTCTCAGGCCCAGCGAATCCACTATCAGGGTCGCCCCGATCAGCATCGCCATCGCCGCCAGGATGTACATGATGAAGCTCACCACGGCTGCGGGGGCCAGGATGACGGCGACTCCTAGTATGAGGGATAAGACGCCCATGCCAAGCCTCTTGTAGAACCCCTCGGGGGTGGCCAATCTTCCCGCTGCGGTCCGTCGGAGGGACATGAAGGCGCTGGAGAACGACCAGAGCGCTATCACCAGGACGAACATCAACGCGAGCCAGATGGGGTTAATGAGGAAGGTGACTATGCCTATCAGCAGGACCCCGAGGCCGAGCATCATTCGCTTCGACGACTCCAGCCTAAAGGGACGGACGGTAATCGCCCTCCATATGAGGAAGAGGGCGAAGCCGATGATGACCACGGGGATGATGTACTTGATGAAGCCTGTGAACCATCTTATCGGATCCAGGGCGAGTATTCCTCCCAGGAGTATCAGGAAGATGCCGGTGACCATGAGCAGCTGCCAGGCTGCCTTGTGCTCCTCCAGGAGCTGAAGGGGATCCTTCTTCACGGAGCTCTTGGATTCGAACAGGAGGGTATTGAAGGTCCCAGCGATCATGAATACCAGCGGGGCGTCGTCCACCAGGTGCAGGAAGGGATGATCCTTGGGATCGTAGCGGTCCTTGTGCACCTTCCACTGATTCTTCGTCTCGTGTACGTGGTACTGACCCTTCCTGTAGCTGGCTATGGTCTCGGGACTGGGGAGATTTATCTTGGATTTCTCCCAGCCCTCGTCCAGGGGCTCGGTGACCTCGCTCTTGTCGACGAAGACCTCGAAGACCCCTTCCTCCAGCGGTTGAAGGTAATCATCCAACCTGGTCAAGGCACATCACCCAGCATTAAATCGATAATATTCGAGAACCCATTATTTCATCGTTTCCCAACGGAAACGATTGAAGTGACACACCCTCCGATGTGTTTCATCACGAGCATGGGAACGGACGTTTGTTCGCCTATTGAGGTGTTGTCATGAAGAGGATTGCAGCTGCTATCCCTTCAGTATTCCTTCCATGCTGTTAACGAAATCTATGGCCGCTTCCAGTGACACGATCGCATCTTCCTCGTACGCTTCGGTGTCAAGACCGTAAAGGGCGACATGGCTGAAACGCCTCAAAACATCGAGGACATTGGCCTTGGCCATGAGCTGTGGATACCTAGACCTGAGGTAGATGGGAATGTATTCTTGATCGTTCTCATCGACACCATCTCTGTAAAGCACCGCTTTCGCCGCGTGGAACATGGCCGCGTAACTGGAAAGTACGACCACCCTGTGTCTCATGGTGTAGAGGTTCTCCTCGGCATCCGCCAAATGCCTTCTGGACTGTTCAAGAGACTTGAGGCTGCTGATAGGGTCCGGAACTGTGAACTTCACCATGGACTTGTCCAAGCAATCTTGCAGATTCATAACATCGCTCCCTTTGCCAGTCGAATCATTCCAAGTAATCAGGAGAAGGTCCCTGATATTGAGAGGTCGTTATACATGCAGTCTTCATGATCCCGATCTTCTAGTTGTGAGGTTCTAGGCCAACGTGTTCAAGAAAGCGGAACGGCAGAGATACCTACATTCATTCCTTTAGAGGGATTACCTTTTTGTAGCTTCACGATTCTTCTCACACGATGCTCCTAGATTTCCTATCCGGGCAGGATGTGCTTATTCTCATCGGTGAGATCACAGTGCTCGTCCTCCTGGGAATATTCATATTGGGTATCATTGTCGGAGTGCTCATAGTCGCCTCCGCTAGAAAGGGCAAATTTTACTTCCCCCGACTGCTGAAACCCGGACTTTCAGCGGTAGGCACCGTGGCCAGAGGATTCTGCCGGCTGCTAGGGATGGACCACAAGGACCTTTCGATATTCTTCATCAAGCTGAGGAACAAGATGAACCGTGAGGCGTTCGCCAAGACTGCGGTGGAAAAGAGGGCCGTGTTCCTTCCCCAGTGCCTTAGATCCATGAAGTGCCCCGCCAAGCTGGGACCTGAGGGCCTTAGCTGCGTGAACTGCGGCCAGTGTGAGGTGAGGGAGGGGAAGAGACTGCTCCAGGACATGGGGTACAAGGTGTTCATCGCCCCGGGATCCACCGTGGTCAAGAGGATGATCAAGAAGTACCGGTTCGAGGCCATCATCGGCGTGGGATGCCTCATGGAGGTCCGCGAGGGTCTCGAGATGTGCGATCAGTATGGGATACCAGCCCAGGGCGTCCTCCAGCTGAGGGACGGTTGCGTGGAGACCGCCGTGAACTGGGATGACGTCATGGAGGTCGCCAAGCTTGGGGCCATAAGCGGATCAAAGGGCTCGACCAGCATCATGGACGAGATCATCATTGAAACTGCTTGATACGATCCTTTTCCCTTTCAGTTCGGCGAAGCATTAGACCTCGTGCTGAAAGACCATTTCCTTAATGCAAATTCGTTCATTGTTTACTGCATTATCTTGATTGAAAAATTTTCATCAATAATAGATTAGTGTTCTTTTAAGATACAGAAATTTTCAAATTATTTGTTATTTATCGTGAATAATCGGGATTTTTGATGAAAATATTTAAATGTTATAACGATAGTGCATCTTAGCTGAAGGTAGAGGTGTCCGATTGAAGGAGATCGATGACCTGGATAAGAGCATCCTTCGCATACTGCAAAGAGATGGCACTGCCAGCTACGAATCAATCTCCAGCGAGGTCGGCACTTCGGTGGGAACGGTCTATAACCGGATCAAGAGGCTGAAGGAGGATGGTATCATCCTCCGCATTATTCCAGAGATTGACACTAGAGAGCTGGGCTACGATATTGTCGCGTTAATCGACGTCAGGATCGAGGGCGGCCATGTCATCAAGGTCCAGCAGGAATTCTCCAGGCATCCAAACGTGTGCAGTGTATACGATGTCACTGGAGAATACGATACCATGTTCGTCACCAAGTTCAAGAACACCCAGGAGCTGAACCTGTTCGTGAAAACCCTGGGCGGTCACAAGAACGTGCACAGGACGAATACCAAGCTCGCTCTGAACGTGATCAAGGAAGGTACCGCTCCCCAGATCTGACACATTGCAAGGAGGCATGATGCGATCAAGCATGACGAGTACGCCCTCTTCACGGGCTGCCTTATCAGGGATCGTTTTCCCTTCATGGAGAGCGCCACCCGTTCAGTCCTAGATGCCTTGGAAGTGAAGCTCAATGACATGCCCGGTGCCAGCTGCTGCCCAAACCAGATGACGGTGCAGAGTGGTAGCGTGGGTGTGTGGTACCTGCTGGCGGCCAGGAACCTCTGCATCGCGGAGGAGATGGGGATGGACATCCTGACCCTGTGCAACGGCTGCTTCGACACGCTCAAGACGGCAAACTCCTGGCTGAAGGTAAATTCCCGCTTCCGGGAGAGAATTAACGATATTCTCGCCAACTTCGGAGAGGAGTTCAAGGGCACCATTGATGTCAAGAACATTCTCCAGGTGCTCCATGATGATGTTGGTACGGGAAGAATCGAAGGCAGTTTGGTTCATCCACTCAATGGTCTCAGGATCGCTCCCTTCGTGGGGTGCCATGTCCGCCGTCCAATGGATAAGATGGGTTTCGAGGATCCACAGGAGCCACAATACCTGGTAAGGCTCGTCAAGGGCCTGGGCGGAGAGATCGTTGGCTACGCAGAGAAGAACTCCTGCTGCGGAGGAGGGCTTTCCGTCGCAAGGAAGGAGGACGCCTACGGCTCGTCAAGGCGCATCCTGCGCTCCGCAAGGGAGGCGGGTGCTGAGGCGATGGTGGTGAACTGCCCCTACTGCTACTCCCAGTTACACAGGGGCCAGCCTACGATCAACGAGCGGTTCCATGATGGGCTGGAGATCCCTATCATGTACATCACCCAGATGATGGGTGTGGCCATGGGCATCCCATTGGAGGAGCTGGGATTCGAGGAGGCCCTGGGAGAGTCAAGCAGCCCCGAGAGAATTCTGGCTGAGGGTATTGCCACCCATGATGAGGATGAAGACAGCATACTGGACAAGGGGACCATGGCCCAGGTGGAGGTCTGCTCCCGATGCCTGGCATGCACTGATGACTGCCCCACGGCAATGACCGTCAATGAGTACAGACCTGAGGAGATCATCACTCTCGTGAGAAAAGGGAGGGCGATGGACGCGGCCCGAAGGGAGGACATCTGGTTCTGCATGAACTGCCATGAGTGCGTGGAGAAGTGCCCCCAGGGCTACGGTATGGTCCGCTTGATGATCGAATTGAAGAACCGGGCCTCGGAAATGGGAATCAGGCCCGATGTTGTAGAAAGGAGGCTCGAATCTCTAAGAGCCTCTGGTTTCGCGTTCAACAGCAAGGGAGAGGCTCCTGGATCACATGTGGATGAGTTGCAGGATCTGATAGAAAAAGCTTCCAAGGAAAGGTTCCAGCTATGAGGTGAACTCATCTTGCACACCAATTCAGACAACTATGGAATAGGACCTTCCCGGGGCACCCTGGGAAGGCTTGGGGAAAGGGCGATCGTTGGCGATAAGATCGGACGATTGGGTATCACCATCCCACCCAGTGGCTTCCGGAAGGAGATGTCCGCCTGCGGGATCGCCGGTCTCATAAACATCGACGGCAAGAGGGAGAACGGTCGAAAGGTGGTTGATATGATAACCACCATGCTGGAGAGGGAGAACGGCCTTGGAGCTGGTTACGCCTGCTACGGCCTCTTTCCGGAGATGCAGGAGCACTATTGCCTCCAGCTGCTGCTTGACGACCGGCAGTCGAAGGAAGCGGTGGAGGACCTCCTGGTTGAAAGGGTGGAGGTCCACAAGGACGAAGAGGTCTTCACCCGCAAGGTGAAGGGGATGCGCGGCCCCTATCCGCTAATCTGGAGATTCTTCCTCGAGGTTCCAAGGAAGAGGATCGACGAGAACCCGGACCTGGAGGGAGAGGACGATTATATCGTGGATATGGTCATGGAGATCAACTCCAGGATCCCTGGAGCGTTCTGCATGTCGTCGGGAAAGGACATGGCCGTCTTCAAGGGAAACGGATGGAGCCATGACATCGCCGAGTTCTACGACCTCGAGAGGTACAGCGGGAACATGTGGCTCTCCCATTCTCGATTTCCGACGAACACCCCGGGATGGTGGGGCGGCGCCCACCCCTTCAACATACTCGATTGGTCGCTGTGCCACAACGGCGAGATCACCTCCTACGGTACGAACAAGAGATACGTTGAGATGTGGGGGTACAAGTGCACCATGCTGACCGACTCCGAGGTCGTCACATACCTGTGGGATCTGCTTTGCAGGCGTCATGGGCTTCCTCCGATCGTCGCTTCGATGGCCGTTGCCCCTAGATATTACGATGACATTGGAAGGCTAGCCGATGAGCAGAGGGAGGTGGCCATACGATTGAGACGGACATACGCCAACGCCATGATCAACGGGCCATTCAGCATTCTCGTCGGCAAGGCCAGGCCGGTGCCCACTCTCATCGCCCTCACCGATCGCAAGAAACTTCGACCCATGATCGGCGGGATATCGGGGGATGAAGGAACGGTCTTCGCCGCCAGCGAGGAATGCGCCATTCGGAGGGTCGAGCGTGACGGGGAGATATGGGCCCCGGTCGCAGGGAACCCTCTGATCGCCAGGATGGGTGACGGCATCGTGTGGGACGGCCTCAAGGACCAGTCCCAGTACAAGAGGATGAGGGTGATCGCTTGACCGTTACCGCATCCCCTGGAATAAGGATCGAGAGCCCCTCGAAGTTTCGAATAGACATCGACAGGGAGCGCTGCAAGATATGCCGCCGCTGCGTGATCAACTGCACCTTTGATGCCATGCGGTTCAACGGCGACAGGATCGTTCCCGACCACGACAACTGCGTCGCATGTCAGAGATGCGCCATGAAGTGCCCCCAGGGGGCGATCACCATCAAGGAGAACGAAATGGCGTTCCCTGCACACTCCGCATACACCGAGCGCATCAGGCGCATAGGGTGGGAGCAGGCCTCGACCGGAGGGGTGATGCTCTCCTCCTGCGGGAACGATCTACCATATAGATCAATATTTGACGACCTGGTGCTGGACGCCGCCCAGGTCACCAACCCCGCCATCGATCCGCTCAGGGAGCCCATCGAGACCAGGTGCTTCCTGGGCGCGAGACCTGATAGATTGGATTTCACCGAGACCGAGGACGAGATCCTGCTGGACACGGAGATGTCCCCTGGCGTCATGCTGCGCACGCCCATCATGATCGGGCAGATGTCCCTGGGCAGCATCAGCTACAACGCCCAGATCGCGCTCTTCAGGGCCGCGATGGAGACCGGAACGCTTGTCGGAACCGGAGAGGGCGGATTGCACTCCGACTTCTACGAGTACGGCAGCATCATCAACAGCGAGGTGGCGAGTGGACGCTTCGGCATCAACCCCCCTTATCTCAAGAAGGTCGCCTCGCTCGAGATCAAGATCGGGCAGGGAGCTAAACCCGGTCATGGAGGACACCTGCCCGGGGAGAAGACCACCGAGATGATATCCCAGACCCGCATGATACCCAAGGGAACGGACGCTCTTTCACCATATCCGCATCACGACATCTACAGCATAGAGGATCTTCAGCAGCTCATCTACGCTCTGAAAGAGTCGACCCGCTACCGGGTACCCGTGGGAGTGAAAGTGGCCGCGGTCCACAACGTTGCGGCTATCGCTTCAGGCATGGTAAGGGCCGGTGCGGACTTCATAACCATAGACGGTTTCCGTGGAGGAACTGGAGCCGCCCCCCGCATAATAAGGGACCACGCCGGAATACCTCTTGAGTTGGCGATCGCGGCGGTCGACCAAAGACTCAGGGAGGAGGGTATTCGACATCGAGCCACGCTGTGCGCGGGAGGAAGCATCCGCTACTCCGCCGATCTGGTGAAGGCCCTCGCTCTGGGAGCGGACGTGGCCATGATCTGCACGCCGGTGCTCATAGCCATGGGTTGCAGGGTATGCCAGCAGTGCCATCGCGGCCTCTGCTCATGGGGTATCGCCACCCAGAACCCCACCTACACCCAGAGGCTGGATATCGATGTGGCGGCGAGGAGAGTGTCCAATCTTCTGTACGCGTGGAATGAGGAGCTAAGGGAGATCTGCGGGGCCATGGGAATAGATTCCGTAGAGAGCTTTGTGGGCAACAGGGACCGCCTGAGGTACTTGGGTCCCAACCCCAGGATCGCCGAGATACTTGGGGTCAAGCACGCCGGTGAGGCGTGGGGGTGATCGGATGGAGAACGGAACTGTGAAGATCGACGCACTTGACAACGAATCTGGCAAGCCCCTGAGATACTGGGTGCTGAACGACCTGATTCACAAGGCCGCTGACGGCGGAGCGAAGCACATCGTGGTCGAGAATGTGCTTGGCCAGAGGTTCATCGGAGCATGCATGGAGCACAAGGACCTCCTTCTGGAGATCCACGGAACACCGGGCAACGATCTGGGCGTGTTCATGAGCGGTCCGAGGATCGAGGTCTTCGGCAACTGCGAGGACCAGATCGGGAACACCATGGACCACGGGGAGATCGTTGTCCATGGAAACGCCTGGGATGTTACTGGTCTGGCCGCTAGAGGTGGTAAGATATTCGTCCGCGGCAACGGAGGATACCGGATCGGCATCCACATGAAAGCCTATCGCGAGGCAAAGCCAGTGGTGGTGTACGGCGGAGGCGTGAAGGAGTTCTTCGGCGAGTACATGGCTGGCGGCACCCTGGTGGCGTTGGGCATGAGAATAGGCAACGGCTCCATCAAGGACCTGCCGCCCGAGGAGGTCGTGCGAGGAAGCATAGGGTGCGGGATGCATGGAGGCGCAATCTACATCCGCGGAGAGGTGTCCGAGCACCAGCTGGGAGTGGGGGCGAGCATTCGACCCTTCACGGAGGAGGACTCCAGACTGCTGAAGCCCATACTGGAGGAGTTCTCCAAGAGGTTCGGAGTTCCCATGGAGACCATTGAGAGCAGGGGATTCACCAAGATCATGCCCGCTTCGTCAAGGCCGTTCGGGGCCTACTACAACCCGCGCTCGGTGTGACCGGTGCCATTTCATTCATTTGATCTGTCAGTCGAATCCTGACAGGATGATCGGGTCGCGAAACGATTATCGGTACAGTTGTCCATCATTTCTATGGATGGACCAGCATGAGGAAGGTCAGGTACCAGGGGGAGAACAGGTACGAGGAGTTCCTTGAACGGGCACGTACCATCTCGGAGAAGATATCCACGATAGACGGCGTGGTTGGAATATTGGCGACCGGAGGGCTGGGAAGGGGGTTCTGCGACGATTACTCAGACCTAGACCTCATCGTTTATGTCGATGATGATGAAGTTGACGAGATATCGGAATATATCGCGGTTGGTGTCCGTTATCAGGGGATAGAGCTCGATACCCCGGTGGAATCGTTCGATCAGGCTCTTGCCCAACCGGTTCCGTCCGGGTACTGGTCCCAGGTGATGAGGTGGGACAGGCAGGACTCCCAGATAATGTACGATCCAGATGATCGATTGAGAGACCTCCTGGAGAGCAAGCTGATCTTTCCCGAGGAGGAGAGGCAGCGGATCATGGAGAATCATAGGAACGAGGTGGAGGAGAAACTCCGCTTCGAGTTGGAGATGTGGGATTCAAGGGGCGACATACACAACATGTCCCACGCCCTCCGTCAGGGAGTGGAGCACCTCATTCTGTGGATATACGCCAAGAACCGGGAGTTCCAACCTTACCTCCCAAAGTGGATTTTCTATCAGCTTGAGAACGGTTTCGTTCCCGAGTCGGAGCATTTCGATCAGATACGGGATGCTTACACCAGAGCCATGGAGACCAGGGATCAGGTGAGGGCAGTGCAAAGGGAGCTTGTCATGCTCTGCGCTAGAATCGGACTGGAGTTCGAGTACCGCGGTCTTGAGGATCTTCTCTCCAGATTCGACAGGAAGTGGATGGAGTCATCAGAGAGGACCCGGCATTATCTAAGCTGGTGAAAGACCCTGCAATGAGTGTAAGATTATTCTATTGCTGACGCCCTTCATATGATTGACATGGCCCTCAGCATCCTCTTCGTCGAACCTCCCAAGGACTACTGGTTCCTGATGGGAGAGTATCTCCCGCCGCCAACCGGCCTCCTGGCTCTTGCAGCCTATGTAGAGAGGGAGCTGCCTGATGTAGAGATCGAGGTTATGGACTGTCAGGCCGAGGCCAAGGGATGGAAGGATATCGAGAACAGGATTTCTTCGATCTCGCCCTCGATCGTCGCTGCCTCTGGATTCACCTGCAATGCCTACGTCTGCGCCAGGGTGGCCGAGATCGCCAAGCAGGTCTCGGAGGATATCGTGACCGTCATGGGAGGACAGCATTTCTCCTTCACCGCGGAGGAGTCGCTCATTGACTTTCCGGAGATCGACTTCATCGTCAGGGGAGAGGGAGAGGTCACCCTGGTGGAGCTGATCAAGTGCTTGGCGAATGGCTCTCACCCAGGTAAGGTTCGTGGAACATCCTTCAAGCACGATGGTACGGTCGTTCACAATCCTCCCAGAGAGCTCATCGAGAACCTGGACTCGCTGCCCTATCCGGCGTACCATCTGATCGAGGACAATCTTCACAGATATCACTTCTCAATGATGGCCGGCAAGAACACGGTATATCTGATTCTTGAGGGATCGCGTGGCTGCAGCCACAGGTGCAGGTTCTGCACCCAGTGGAAGCATTGGAACGGAACCTGGAGGACCAAGTCTCCTCGACGCATAGCTGATGAGATGGAGCACCTTCACCAGCGTTTCGGAGGGGAGTTCCTGTGGCTCACCGATGACAACTTCGGATACCGGAAGCGGGGGGAGGGACTGTACGAGGAGCTCAGGAAGAGAGGGTACACCGAAGACATATCCTGGTTCTTCCAGGCTCGAACCGACGACATTGTGGGCAATCCAGAGCTGGTTGCGAAGCTCAGGTCCGTGGGGAACAACTGGGTGCTCGTGGGCGTGGAGAACAACTCACCAGAGGTGCTGAAGGATTTCAACAAGGACATAAGGACGGGCGATTCACGGCAAGCGATAAGAGTTCTTCGCGATAACGATGTGTTCTCCCAGGCCATGATCGTCATCGGATCCAGAAACGATAACGCAGACTCCATTGAGAGAACCAGGGAGTTCAGCCTCGACCTGGAGAGCGATCTGCTGATCTACACCGCCCTGACCCCTTATCCAGGTACATCGATACATGATGAGGCAGCCTCCAACGGATGGATAGAGGACACCAACTACGCCCATTACGACATGGCCCATGCCATAATGCCCACCGAGATGCTGACCAGGAGGGAGGTCCAGGAGGAGCTGTTTAAGTGCTATCGCTCCTTCTACGGCTCCGTTCCCAAGAACATCAGCGGTTTCTTCTCCAAGAACGAGATCAAGAGGAGATGCTATCGGCACATGGCCGGAAAGCGGGTCCTGAGCAGCCTGAGGCGACTGATTTGAATCGCAATGTGGGATACTTCGTGCTCCTCTCCTTCATTGGTGGCATCTGCGTCGTGATCATTGGATGGATGGGTTCATTCCAGGCGGAGGCGGTGGATTCGTGGGGGAAGCTTCTGGTGGGAGCGCCCTTCATCCTGAGCTGTATCATTGGCATCTCTCTCGCATTCCGCCCCAGCTGGATCGGCAGAATGTTCAAATCAAATAAGAATTTAAAAGGGGAAGAGAGAAAGGTTTTGAGAAGGGTCAGGGGGCATCATCCAGACTGCGACAGGTTCGAAGGTCATGTGGTAAGGATAGATGATAAGACCGTTTGCACTGGATGTCTGGGTTTGGCCGTAGGGGCAGTAATATCGATAATCCTGATGATCGCGTACATGATCATCCCCCTCGAGTTCTTCTCCCCTTCACTGTATTTACTATTGACAGTTGGTCTAGCAATGGTCGCCCTTAGCCTGTTCGAGGCCGCATTCACCAGGAACCGCTTCATCCACATTCTATTGAACATTCTACTGATACTGGGTTTCTTCTTGACCGTGATGAGCGTGTTCCAGCTGTCCGGCAAGCCGATCTACAGCTG from Methanomassiliicoccales archaeon includes:
- a CDS encoding glutamine amidotransferase family protein encodes the protein MSACGIAGLINIDGKRENGRKVVDMITTMLERENGLGAGYACYGLFPEMQEHYCLQLLLDDRQSKEAVEDLLVERVEVHKDEEVFTRKVKGMRGPYPLIWRFFLEVPRKRIDENPDLEGEDDYIVDMVMEINSRIPGAFCMSSGKDMAVFKGNGWSHDIAEFYDLERYSGNMWLSHSRFPTNTPGWWGGAHPFNILDWSLCHNGEITSYGTNKRYVEMWGYKCTMLTDSEVVTYLWDLLCRRHGLPPIVASMAVAPRYYDDIGRLADEQREVAIRLRRTYANAMINGPFSILVGKARPVPTLIALTDRKKLRPMIGGISGDEGTVFAASEECAIRRVERDGEIWAPVAGNPLIARMGDGIVWDGLKDQSQYKRMRVIA
- a CDS encoding DUF4037 domain-containing protein is translated as MRKVRYQGENRYEEFLERARTISEKISTIDGVVGILATGGLGRGFCDDYSDLDLIVYVDDDEVDEISEYIAVGVRYQGIELDTPVESFDQALAQPVPSGYWSQVMRWDRQDSQIMYDPDDRLRDLLESKLIFPEEERQRIMENHRNEVEEKLRFELEMWDSRGDIHNMSHALRQGVEHLILWIYAKNREFQPYLPKWIFYQLENGFVPESEHFDQIRDAYTRAMETRDQVRAVQRELVMLCARIGLEFEYRGLEDLLSRFDRKWMESSERTRHYLSW
- a CDS encoding FMN-binding glutamate synthase family protein, giving the protein MRFNGDRIVPDHDNCVACQRCAMKCPQGAITIKENEMAFPAHSAYTERIRRIGWEQASTGGVMLSSCGNDLPYRSIFDDLVLDAAQVTNPAIDPLREPIETRCFLGARPDRLDFTETEDEILLDTEMSPGVMLRTPIMIGQMSLGSISYNAQIALFRAAMETGTLVGTGEGGLHSDFYEYGSIINSEVASGRFGINPPYLKKVASLEIKIGQGAKPGHGGHLPGEKTTEMISQTRMIPKGTDALSPYPHHDIYSIEDLQQLIYALKESTRYRVPVGVKVAAVHNVAAIASGMVRAGADFITIDGFRGGTGAAPRIIRDHAGIPLELAIAAVDQRLREEGIRHRATLCAGGSIRYSADLVKALALGADVAMICTPVLIAMGCRVCQQCHRGLCSWGIATQNPTYTQRLDIDVAARRVSNLLYAWNEELREICGAMGIDSVESFVGNRDRLRYLGPNPRIAEILGVKHAGEAWG
- a CDS encoding HEPN domain-containing protein, with the protein product MNLQDCLDKSMVKFTVPDPISSLKSLEQSRRHLADAEENLYTMRHRVVVLSSYAAMFHAAKAVLYRDGVDENDQEYIPIYLRSRYPQLMAKANVLDVLRRFSHVALYGLDTEAYEEDAIVSLEAAIDFVNSMEGILKG
- a CDS encoding molybdopterin-dependent oxidoreductase, producing MRRETVIAIAVLVVISVIVAGVMLSLRQQVEEEITPNDEFFTTSLTDPLHIDIENYTLEVFGLIQEPANLTYQEMLAMPSTTEKATLRCVTGGTGTAIWKGVRISELMEMVGVLDGARELVFRSPDGFSTSLTLDDAMRSDVLLAYEMNGVPLPEEQGLPLRLVSPNQYGYKWAKWVVSIEVVDYDYKGYWESRGWDDGAYISLERDWWVHATIMMVGAVLGTFSLVSGVQGGNRFSKKVKKLFSLKFHIYTGYLFAVIMIPVFLYWSLETLVFRGNVYYSLHGALGLAMVLLLILSMLTGRYASLKRASRAGEAHLVLSVAMIVLLFVTIVLGFALAYL
- a CDS encoding 4Fe-4S dicluster domain-containing protein, encoding MESATRSVLDALEVKLNDMPGASCCPNQMTVQSGSVGVWYLLAARNLCIAEEMGMDILTLCNGCFDTLKTANSWLKVNSRFRERINDILANFGEEFKGTIDVKNILQVLHDDVGTGRIEGSLVHPLNGLRIAPFVGCHVRRPMDKMGFEDPQEPQYLVRLVKGLGGEIVGYAEKNSCCGGGLSVARKEDAYGSSRRILRSAREAGAEAMVVNCPYCYSQLHRGQPTINERFHDGLEIPIMYITQMMGVAMGIPLEELGFEEALGESSSPERILAEGIATHDEDEDSILDKGTMAQVEVCSRCLACTDDCPTAMTVNEYRPEEIITLVRKGRAMDAARREDIWFCMNCHECVEKCPQGYGMVRLMIELKNRASEMGIRPDVVERRLESLRASGFAFNSKGEAPGSHVDELQDLIEKASKERFQL
- a CDS encoding pyridoxamine 5-phosphate oxidase gives rise to the protein MAELTAEMKEMFAKAPAFPVATASKNGEPNVAPIKTVWLMDDETIWIGDNFMKKTLANLQENPRVSIYVWGPETKGCLQIKGDVDIKTSGPEYEDMRAKIKAKSDKHPAKSLIIMKITEVFTCSPGPEAGNRLI
- a CDS encoding DUF116 domain-containing protein — protein: MLLDFLSGQDVLILIGEITVLVLLGIFILGIIVGVLIVASARKGKFYFPRLLKPGLSAVGTVARGFCRLLGMDHKDLSIFFIKLRNKMNREAFAKTAVEKRAVFLPQCLRSMKCPAKLGPEGLSCVNCGQCEVREGKRLLQDMGYKVFIAPGSTVVKRMIKKYRFEAIIGVGCLMEVREGLEMCDQYGIPAQGVLQLRDGCVETAVNWDDVMEVAKLGAISGSKGSTSIMDEIIIETA
- a CDS encoding Lrp/AsnC family transcriptional regulator; translated protein: MKEIDDLDKSILRILQRDGTASYESISSEVGTSVGTVYNRIKRLKEDGIILRIIPEIDTRELGYDIVALIDVRIEGGHVIKVQQEFSRHPNVCSVYDVTGEYDTMFVTKFKNTQELNLFVKTLGGHKNVHRTNTKLALNVIKEGTAPQI